One Camelina sativa cultivar DH55 chromosome 3, Cs, whole genome shotgun sequence genomic window carries:
- the LOC104773220 gene encoding PHD finger protein ALFIN-LIKE 7-like isoform X2, producing the protein MEGHPIPRTVEEVFSDFRGRRAGLIKALSTDVQKFYHQCDPEKENLCLYGLPNETWEVNLPVEEVPPELPEPALGINFARDGMLEKDWISLVAVHSDSWLISVAFYFGARFGFGKNERKRLFQMINDLPTIFEVVTGNAKQSKDQSANHNSSRSKSSGTKPRHSESHTKASKMSPPPKEDDESEEEDDEQGASEEEDDEQGAVCGACGDNYGGDEFWICCDACEKWFHGKCVKITPAKAENIKHYKCPSCSTSKKIKA; encoded by the exons ATGGAAGGGCATCCTATACCTCGCACTGTCGAAGAGGTCTTTAGCGACTTTCGTGGCCGTAGAGCTGGTCTCATCAAGGCTCTCTCTACTG atgtTCAGAAGTTTTACCATCAGTGTGACcctg AGAAGGAAAACTTGTGTCTTTATGGACTTCCAAATGAGACATGGGAGGTTAATCTCCCCGTCGAGGAGGTTCCCCCCGAGCTTCCTGAACCAGCTTTAGGCATCAATTTCGCAAGAGATGGTATGCTAGAGAAAGATTGGATATCTTTGGTTGCAGTTCACAGTGATTCGTGGCTTATCTCTGTTGCATTCTACTTTGGTGCACGTTTTGGATTTGGTAAGAATGAGAG GAAGAGGCTCTTCCAGATGATAAATGATCTCCCAACCATTTTTGAGGTTGTGACTGGCAATGCAAAGCAATCCAAGGATCAATCTGCTAACCACAACAGTAGCAGAAGCAAATCTAGTGGTACCAAG CCTCGTCATTCTGAATCTCACACTAAGGCTTCAAAGATGTCCCCACCaccaaaagaagatgatgagagtgaggaggaagatgacgAACAAGGTGCA agtgaggaggaagatgacgAACAAGGTGCAGTTTGTGGTGCGTGTGGAGATAACTATGGAGGAGATGAGTTCTGGATATGCTGCGATGCTTGTGAGAAATGGTTCCATGGAAAATGTGTGAAGATCACACCAGCTAAGGCTGAGAACATCAAACATTACAAATGCCCGAGTTGCAGTACCAGCAAGAAAATCAAAGCTTGA
- the LOC104773237 gene encoding AT-hook motif nuclear-localized protein 28-like — MLSKVSQKQHLQLSPSSSSSSSSSMEMVRCSRGRPRGSKNKPKAPIFVTSEPPMSPYILQIPSGVDVVEAINRFCHQKGIGFCVLSGSGSVTDVTLRQPSPAAPGSTITFHGKFDLLSISATFFPPSTPLSPPVSNFFTVSLAGHQGQVIGGFVAGPLVSAGTFYVVAASFSNPSYHRIPAAEEENAVSGEGEGQSPPVSGHVAEGSGGESMYSCQMGGSDVHAKAPPPY; from the coding sequence atgttgtcGAAGGTTTCTCAAAAACAACACTTGCAGCTCTccccttcctcctcctcctcctcctcctcctccatggaAATGGTCCGGTGTTCACGTGGCAGACCTCGAGGTTCGAAGAACAAACCAAAAGCACCAATCTTTGTCACCTCCGAGCCTCCTATGAGTCCTTACATCCTCCAAATACCCTCTGGTGTCGACGTCGTTGAAGCCATTAACCGCTTCTGCCACCAAAAGGGCATCGGCTTTTGCGTCCTCAGTGGCTCAGGCTCCGTCACTGACGTCACTTTGCGTCAGCCTTCTCCGGCAGCTCCTGGCTCAACCATTACTTTCCACGGCAAGTTCGATCTCCTCTCCATCTCCGCCACTTTCTTTCCGCCTAGCACCCCCTTGTCTCCTCCTGTCTCCAATTTCTTCACCGTCTCTCTCGCCGGGCATCAGGGACAGGTCATTGGTGGATTCGTCGCTGGTCCTCTCGTTTCCGCCGGAACTTTCTACGTCGTCGCCGCTAGTTTCAGTAACCCTTCGTATCACCGGATACCCGCGGCGGAGGAAGAGAACGCTGTGTCAGGGGAAGGGGAGGGCCAATCACCTCCGGTATCTGGACATGTGGCGGAGGGAAGTGGAGGAGAGTCGATGTACAGTTGCCAGATGGGTGGCTCTGATGTACACGCCAAAGCTCCACCGCCGTACTGA
- the LOC104773285 gene encoding phytosulfokine receptor 1-like — MGLYYHHRWVMLLVALVLELLCCFFYSSHSQHLTCHPRDLEALRDFINELEPKPNGWDFNSSSANCCELVGVTCDNQKNKTARITKLELVNRRLSGPLSESLGLLDQIRVLNLSNNFISGSIPPSVFNLVNLETLDLSSNGLIGQIPHSLNLPSLTSINLSSNELNGSLPAHVCHNSTELTLIRLDSNRFYGDFPSGLEKCALLEQLFLGGNSLTGNIPEDLFRFQRLNLLEIQENHLSGSLSPALGNLSSLDHLDVSWNRLSPEVPDVFNKLLKLKSLMARSNRFTGGIPKSLASSQTLNLLNLRNNSLSGPLRQNCSVMTNLTSLDLGSNRFNGSLPENLPACRNLRSVNLARNLFHGQVPQSFKDFESLSYFSLSNCSLLNNISSTLHALQYCKNLTTLILTLSFRGEMLPDDPSLHFENLVVLAIPNCRLTGQIPSWLSKSFHLKVLDLSWNHLTGAIPNWFDGLTDLFYLDLSNNSLTRKIPKSLTRLQSLTIRDVSLEDPSLDFTYIYRVNEGARHLQYKHILMFPPMLDLSQNNLSGPIWQEFGNLKKLHVFNLNANRLSGSIPSSLSEMTSLEVLDLSNNRLTGSIPESLENLTLLSKFSVANNSLSGTIPSGGQFLTFPNSSFEGNHLCGDYLLQCQLEAPDKKLPRTSESDFALHFSYGVALGFGLSLVVFAFRHKLFSI, encoded by the coding sequence ATGGGTCTTTACTACCATCATCGGTGGGTGATGCTGCTCGTTGCTCTTGTCCTAGAGCTGCTATGCTGTTTCTTCTACTCATCACATTCTCAGCACCTCACGTGCCATCCTCGTGACCTGGAGGCCTTGCGTGACTTCATCAACGAGCTCGAGCCAAAGCCAAATGGTTGGGATTTCAATTCTTCTTCTGCAAATTGCTGTGAATTGGTTGGGGTCACATGTGACAATCAGAAGAACAAGACAGCGAGAATCACCAAACTGGAGCTTGTGAACAGAAGATTGTCCGGTCCGTTGTCTGAATCTCTTGGCCTGCTGGATCAGATTAGAGTCCTTAATCTCTCCAACAATTTCATCTCAGGCTCGATCCCTCCCTCTGTTTTCAATCTGGTAAACCTCGAAACTCTAGATTTGAGCTCTAACGGATTGATTGGCCAAATCCCACATAGCTTAAACCTTCCTTCGCTTACAAGTATCAACCTTTCTTCAAACGAGTTGAATGGTTCGCTTCCTGCGCACGTCTGCCACAACTCCACCGAGCTTACGCTGATAAGACTCGATTCCAACAGATTTTACGGAGACTTTCCATCTGGGTTGGAGAAATGCGCTCTGCTCGAACAGCTCTTCCTTGGTGGGAACAGTCTCACTGGTAATATACCCGAGGATCTGTTTCGGTTTCAAAGGTTGAATCTTTTGGAGATTCAAGAGAACCATCTCTCTGGTTCGCTCAGTCCTGCACTTGGTAACCTCTCTAGCCTTGATCATCTCGATGTCTCTTGGAATAGACTCTCCCCTGAAGTCCCTGATGTGTTCAACAAATTGCTCAAGCTCAAGTCTCTCATGGCTCGCTCTAATAGATTCACAGGAGGAATCCCAAAGTCGTTGGCAAGTTCACAGACTTTGAACTTGCTTAACTTGAGGAACAACTCATTGAGTGGTCCTTTGCGTCAGAATTGTTCTGTGATGACTAACTTGACCTCACTTGATCTGGGATCCAACAGATTCAATGGCTCTTTGCCTGAAAATCTACCGGCTTGCAGAAACCTGAGGAGCGTTAATCTTGCCCGGAACCTCTTCCATGGCCAGGTGCCTCAAAGCTTCAAGGACTTTGAAAGCCTTTCTTATTTCTCGCTTTCAAATTGCAGCCTTCTTAATAACATTTCATCGACACTTCACGCCCTTCAGTACTGCAAGAACCTGACGACTCTGATTCTCACCTTGAGTTTTCGTGGAGAGATGTTACCTGATGACCCGAGTCTTCATTTTGAGAACCTGGTGGTACTTGCTATTCCAAACTGTAGGCTTACCGGTCAAATCCCAAGCTGGTTGAGTAAGAGCTTCCATTTAAAGGTGTTGGATCTATCATGGAACCATTTAACTGGAGCTATCCCGAATTGGTTTGATGGTTTGACCGACCTTTTCTACTTGGATTTGTCGAATAACTCATTGACAAGAAAGATCCCAAAAAGCTTAACCAGACTCCAGAGCCTCACAATTCGAGATGTCTCATTAGAAGACCCATCTCTAGATTTCACATACATCTATAGAGTGAATGAGGGTGCAAGACATCTGCAGTACAAACATATTTTGATGTTCCCTCCAATGCTTGACCTCAGCCAAAACAATCTTTCTGGACCCATATGGCAGGAGTTTGGAAACTTGAAGAAGCTCCATGTATTTAATCTAAATGCCAACAGATTATCAGGATCGATCCCTAGCTCGCTTTCGGAAATGACAAGCCTAGAGGTTCTTGATTTGTCCAATAACCGTCTAACTGGTTCAATCCCAGAATCTCTGGAGAATCTAACATTACTGTCCAAGTTCAGTGTTGCTAACAATAGTCTCTCAGGGACAATCCCTTCTGGTGGTCAATTTCTTACATTCCCTAACTCAAGTTTCGAGGGAAACCATCTATGTGGTGATTACTTGCTTCAATGTCAACTAGAGGCACCAGACAAGAAGCTACCAAGAACCAGCGAGAGTGACTTTGCCTTACATTTTTCATATGGAGTGGCTCTTGGGTTTGGTTTATCCTTGGTTGTTTTTGCTTTTCGCCACAAGCTGTTCAGCATTTAA
- the LOC104773256 gene encoding ankyrin repeat-containing protein ITN1-like, which translates to MDQRLQQAAESGSIDELYALIDENPYILDHFDAVPFVNTPLHVAAAAGKKQFAMEMLNLKPSFARKLNTSGYSPLHLAVDNDQRGFVSRMLWLDHSLARVKGRNGITPFLSLVLRGNADLVAECLLTSPECIEDVNVNGQNALHLAVINDRFEVLQVLTGWIQRMSQKNADSIEILVLNKRDFGYNTALHFAAYKNDHQVVKLLLECRLVQRNKVNGAGLTFLDILRNQGQRAAGAELRSQGQRAAGGELRSQGQRPVAVGVDLDLEQVVVKTGCKEAASVRKSKARSEFLKSPFTFVTYCSTSMRRLRSKTSDEARGVFLIVCALITTATYQTALQPPGGVHQSEDANAGSVVMKHAFFILLWVSNTVGFCCALFYTFCLIPLGSMFATWFFWTGTSLCISYALAMAVISPHPLVFLSATVAFFVLFALFLLLDAFVTGWRNHETVAPKPRLSWFWKV; encoded by the exons ATGGATCAGAGACTTCAACAAGCTGCTGAATCTGGAAGCATCGATGAGTTGTATGCTCTTATTGATGAGAATCCATACATACTTGATCACTTTGATGCGGTGCCATTTGTGAACACTCCCCTCCACGTAGCTGCAGCTGCCGGGAAGAAACAATTTGCCATGGAGATGCTGAATCTTAAACCCTCTTTTGCCAGAAAGCTGAACACAAGCGGCTACAGTCCATTGCATCTCGCTGTGGATAATGATCAAAGAGGCTTTGTCTCCAGGATGCTTTGGCTTGATCACAGCCTTGCCCGTGTTAAAGGGAGAAATGGCATCACACCGTTTCTTTCCCTAGTTTTAAGAGGAAACGCAGATCTTGTGGCAGAGTGCCTCCTAACTTCCCCTGAATGTATCGAAGATGTGAATGTGAATGGCCAAAATGCACTGCATCTAGCTGTGATAAATGACAGATTTGAAGTTCTCCAAGTCCTCACGGGATGGATCCAGAGAATGAGCCAAAAAAATGCTGACTCGATCGAGATTCTTGTTCTGAATAAAAGGGATTTCGGCTACAACACAGCCTTGCACTTTGCAGCTTATAAGAATGATCATCAG GTAGTTAAACTTTTACTAGAATGCCGGTTGGTGCAGCGGAACAAAGTCAATGGTGCCGGTTTAACATTCCTTGATATCTTAAGAAATCAGGGACAGAGAGCTGCAGGGGCAGAGTTGAGAAGCCAGGGACAGAGAGCCGCAGGTGGAGAGTTAAGAAGCCAGGGACAGAGACCCGTAGCCGTGGGTGTGGACTTGGATTTGGAACAAGTTGTTGTAAAAACCGGGTGTAAAGAGGCAGCTTCAGTGCGAAAATCCAAAGCAAGGTCTGAATTTTTGAAATCACCATTCACTTTCGTGACATACTGCTCCACGAGCATGAGACGCCTAAGGTCTAAAACTTCTGATGAAGCTCGGGGAGTGTTCCTGATTGTATGCGCTTTGATAACAACAGCCACTTATCAGACTGCCCTCCAGCCTCCCGGAGGTGTACACCAATCTGAGGACGCGAATGCGGGTTCTGTGGTGATGAAACATGCATTCTTCATCCTTCTTTGGGTTTCCAACACCGTAGGTTTCTGCTGCGCTTTATTCTACACCTTTTGTCTCATACCACTTGGTAGTATGTTTGCTACGTGGTTCTTTTGGACTGGGACATCTCTGTGCATTTCTTATGCACTAGCAATGGCAGTAATCTCACCACATCCTCTAGTGTTTCTTTCAGCCACCGTTGCCTTCTTCGTGCTTtttgctctctttctcttgttggATGCTTTCGTAACTGGTTGGCGGAACCATGAGACGGTGGCACCTAAGCCCAGATTGAGCTGGTTTTGGAAGGTTTGA
- the LOC104773220 gene encoding PHD finger protein ALFIN-LIKE 7-like isoform X1, giving the protein MEGHPIPRTVEEVFSDFRGRRAGLIKALSTDVQKFYHQCDPEKENLCLYGLPNETWEVNLPVEEVPPELPEPALGINFARDGMLEKDWISLVAVHSDSWLISVAFYFGARFGFGKNERKRLFQMINDLPTIFEVVTGNAKQSKDQSANHNSSRSKSSGTKPRHSESHTKASKMSPPPKEDDESEEEDDEQGAVCGACGDNYGGDEFWICCDACEKWFHGKCVKITPAKAENIKHYKCPSCSTSKKIKA; this is encoded by the exons ATGGAAGGGCATCCTATACCTCGCACTGTCGAAGAGGTCTTTAGCGACTTTCGTGGCCGTAGAGCTGGTCTCATCAAGGCTCTCTCTACTG atgtTCAGAAGTTTTACCATCAGTGTGACcctg AGAAGGAAAACTTGTGTCTTTATGGACTTCCAAATGAGACATGGGAGGTTAATCTCCCCGTCGAGGAGGTTCCCCCCGAGCTTCCTGAACCAGCTTTAGGCATCAATTTCGCAAGAGATGGTATGCTAGAGAAAGATTGGATATCTTTGGTTGCAGTTCACAGTGATTCGTGGCTTATCTCTGTTGCATTCTACTTTGGTGCACGTTTTGGATTTGGTAAGAATGAGAG GAAGAGGCTCTTCCAGATGATAAATGATCTCCCAACCATTTTTGAGGTTGTGACTGGCAATGCAAAGCAATCCAAGGATCAATCTGCTAACCACAACAGTAGCAGAAGCAAATCTAGTGGTACCAAG CCTCGTCATTCTGAATCTCACACTAAGGCTTCAAAGATGTCCCCACCaccaaaagaagatgatgagagtgaggaggaagatgacgAACAAGGTGCAGTTTGTGGTGCGTGTGGAGATAACTATGGAGGAGATGAGTTCTGGATATGCTGCGATGCTTGTGAGAAATGGTTCCATGGAAAATGTGTGAAGATCACACCAGCTAAGGCTGAGAACATCAAACATTACAAATGCCCGAGTTGCAGTACCAGCAAGAAAATCAAAGCTTGA